The stretch of DNA GAGCAAGCACAGCTTCTGGCAAACCTTGTATGTCTTCTTCTTTTGTCAGATGCAAAGTGTAGGCATTGGTTTCTGCCAAAACATTTTGCCCGAATGTTAGAGATAGTTGTGCTAACTCTTTTGAGATTTCTTTTAATTCAACTTGTTTTTCCTTTGGTAAGTTGGCACCATTTCGAGCAAAAGCTCTATATTTTTGTTCGAGTAAATAGCGTTGTTCGTCTGTAAGTTCTAATTGATCTTTTTGTTCGTACACTTTTTTTATGCGCTCGAACAATTGTTCATTTAATAAAATATCATTCGAAAACTCAGACAATAAAGGCGAAATTTCTTGTGCAATTTGTTGCATCTCGTCATTGGTTTCGGCTGAATTTAGGTTGAAAAAAATAGAGCTTATTTTGTCGAGTTGGACTCCCGAATTTTCTAAAGCATCGATGGTATTTTCAAAAGTAGGAGATTCTTTTTGTTCGGCAATGATCAAAATTTCAGCCCTCGCTTGTTCGATACTTTTCTCAAATGCTGGCAAATAATCGTTTAGGTGTATTTTAGAGAAAGGAGGTGTATCAAAATTTTCTAAAAGAATATTCTTCATGATTTTTTAGTTTTTTTAGTGAAATATTCAAAAGTTAATCCAAACCACTGAGCCTGCCAAAAAGACAATGTTGCGTTTTGGGTCGAGATGGCTTTTCGATCGTTTATATTTGGATGAAATACTAATTAGGGTAGCAAACTTGGATTGATATCGAAAATATTCTCGTTGATATATTTCTGGATAAACTCATCGCTAAAATTCTCGCTTCCCATCAAAAGATTATTTTGCAATATAGTTTTGATGTCTAGTTTCTTAAAAGCAGCCAGCATTGGTTTCGAGATTGCTTTATAAGAAAAATGCCAAGGTTCGTAACGGAAACCTTTACGGTCTGTTGCGTTGGTGTAGACCAAGTAAAAACCAAAATTTTCTGCATTTTCATCCAGCCATTTTTTGAATTCGTGCATTTGTCCACCTTCATTAAAATGTTTTTCATTCAGCGGATCTTTTGGGTAGCCTTTGCTAATGTCGATAATATCCAAATCTGTTCCCCAATGATGACGAGATGTTCCAGGAATAGTCGAATATTCGATGATTTTATTCAAATTATCAATCGGCTTCATTTTTTTGCTAATATTTGCTTTGTATTTTCGCTCCCAAATACCGTTTTGATAATTGTAATTCCGATAACTCGAAACCACTACGATTCTGAAGCCCGCTTTTCGAGCTTCTTGGCTCATGGCTTCGAATGCTTTGGCGACTTCCGGTCGTAGTTGATAATCTTTTCCTACCAAATCTAATTTACTTTTCCCTATTAATTCATCCATACTAAAATGTTGTTGCTCTATATTTACCGTATCGAGGGTTTGAGTATTGTCAACCTCTATTACAGATTGATTCTCTGTTTTTTGTGCACAACTTGGTGTGATAGCAAGGAGAGAAAAACCAAGAAAATAAGGGTATATGGTAGGTTTTATTTTCATATATCAAATATTTACTGTGCGTAAAAATACTATTTCGGCAGGATTATTTTTGCGGGATAGTTGTTAATTATATTGTAAATATCTCATTCTACCGAAAACCATTTCTATAATATCTCGAGCAAAGTTGCTAATTTTGCAAGGCTTGCTAGAATGATGAGCAAAAAGAAATTGTAAATTTTTGATATGAGAAAATATCTTCTTTACGCGATTGCTGCCGGATTACTTTTGGCATTGGCTTGGCCTTCTAAGGGATTTCCATTGTTGATTTTTTTTGGTTTTGTACCTTTGTTGTTGGCCGAACATCGGATAACGCAAAGATTACAATATAAGAAGAAAGCTTGGTCGATTTTTGGGTTGAGTTTTTTAGCATTTTTTATATGGAATGCAATTGTTATTTGGTGGTTGCATTATGCTCAACAATACGATGCAGATGGTAATTTGCATGATTCGTGGGTTGCCTATTTGGTACCGGTTTTAGCTAACAGCTTATTGATGAGCATCGTTTTTGTATTGTATCATTTAGTGAAAACAAAGGCGGGGAATTTTTATGGAATGATTTTTTTACCCGCAGTATGGATGTCATTCGAGAAATTTCATCTCAATTGGGAGTTGTCTTGGCCTTGGTTTAATATTGGGCATGCCTTTGCTTCGTATTATAAATGGGTTCAATGGTACGAGTATACAGGAGTTTTTGGTGGAACGCTTTGGGTATTGATTGTCAATCTTATCGTGTTCTATTATTACACAGCTTATAAGAATAAAAAAGATAAAAAATATTTCAGAAAACTGCTAATGTATGCAGGGTTATGGATTGGGCTTCCGATTGCTTTTTCGTATTTTATGTACCACAACTATACAGAACAAGGCGAAGAAGTAGAGGCTGTGGTCTTACAACCTGCTTTGGATCCATATACCGAAAAGTATCAAAAGGATCGTTTTGTTATTTATCAAGAACTGATCCAGTTAGCAGACAAAGTAGTAACCCCACAAACACGTTATGTAGTAGGTCCAGAAACAGCCATTCCGGGTTCGGGGCCAGGTTTTGTGTTGGATGAAATAGAACACGATCCGCTGATTCTACAATTGAGAGATTGGACAAAAGAACATCCGAAAATAAATGTAGTAACAGGTGCAGAATTGATGCGTGTTTATCCGATGAAGGAATTAGCAACAGAAACTGCATCTTTATACGGAAACACGATGCTGTATTACGATGCGTTTAATTCGGCTATTCAAGTAAATGCAAAAGACGAGTTAGACTTTTATCATAAATCGAAATTAGTAGTAGGCGTAGAACATTTCCCGTATATTAAATATCTCCGTCCTATTTTAGGAAATATTATGTTGAATTTTGGTGGGACTGTAAAAACGCTAGGAACGCAGCCCCATGCAAGTGTCTTTAGAAATTCGATCGACTCTACGGTTGTGGCACCTGTTATTTGTTATGAATCTATTTATGGTGAATACGTAACCGATTATGTGAAAAAAGGAGCAGATGTTATCTTTACGATGACCAACGATTCTTGGTGGGATAACACCGATGGACATAGACAATTACTGTTATATGGCAATTTGCGAGCAATCGAAAATAGAAGAAGTATCGTACGTTCTGCCAACTCTGGAATTTCTGGATTTATTAATCAACGTGGTGATATTGAGTCTTTTATCCCGTATGGTGAACGGGGAGCTTTAAAAGGAATCGTAAAAAAGAATGAAAAGTTAACTTTTTATAGTACCTTTGGCGATTATTTAGCACGTATAGGATTATTGGTAATGGGGATTATTTTAGCCTATACCATAGCTCAGAGGCTACTTACAGGAAATAAAAGAAAAATTTTTAATAAATAACTAACAAAAACGTTGTTAAAGTAATAAATATTTTGTTACTTTGCACTCCGTTTAAAAATAAGACAAGAGGAAAGATGTCAAAGATTTGTCAAATTACAGGTAAGAGAAGATTAGTAGGAAATAAAGTTTCTCATGCTAATAATAAAACAAAACGCACTTTTGAAGTGAATTTGTTTAAGAAGAGATTTTATTTGCCAGAAGCAGATGAATGGATAACATTGCGCGTTTCGGCAAATGGTTTGAAAACGATCAACAAATTAGGTGTTGATGAAGCAGTTAAGCGTGCACGTAAAGAAGGTTTAATTAAATAAAAAAAACTGCCATGGCAAAGAAAGGTAATAGAGTACAGGTAATTTTAGAGTGTACAGAGCATAAAGAAAGTGGTATGCCAGGTATGTCTCGCTATATCACTACTAAGAACAAAAAAAATACACCGGATCGTATTGAGTTGAAAAAGTACAACCCAGTGTTGAAAAAATATACTCTTCATAAGGAGATCAAATAATAAAATTTTAGACAATGGCAAAAAAGACGGTAGCAACCCTACAAACAGGGTCTAAAAAAATGACTAAAGTAATCAAAATGGTAAAATCTCCGAAAACAGGAGCTTACATTTTTGTAGAAAAAGTTGTTGCAGCTGATACTACTGGTGATTTCTTCGCTAAGTAATCAGCGTAGTATATATTTAAAGGTTTTTAGAGCTGCCTCAATTGGCGGCTTTTTTTTGTGCATTAGTTTAGTTATATTCGTAGTCTAAATAGCGTTTCTACATGAGCTGGTTCAAAAAAATACTTGGTAAAGAAAGTAAAGAAAAACTCGATGAAGGTTTAGAAAAATCTAAACAATCTCTATTCGATAAAATCTCTCGCACAGTCGTAGGTAAATCTAAAGTAGATGATGAGGTTTTAGATGATTTAGAAGAAGTACTAATCTCTTCGGATGTTGGTGTGGAAACCACGGTGAACATTATTCGAAGGATAGAAGAACGCGTTGCTCGTGATAAATATGTTTCAACTTCCGAACTGAATAAAATTCTTAGAGAAGAAATAGCTGGACTTTTAGCAGAAAATAATATAGACGATACAGACGGATTCCAGATTCCTAAAAAAGATCACCCTTTTGTTATTATGGTAGTCGGGGTGAACGGAGTTGGTAAAACGACCACAATCGGGAAATTAGCCGCACAATTCAAAGCCAAAGGATTGAAAGTCGTTTTAGGGGCGGCTGATACGTTTCGTGCTGCAGCTGTTGATCAGTTGGTGATTTGGGCCGAAAGAGCAGATGTACCTATCGTGAAACAAGCAATGGGGTCTGATCCTGCTTCTGTTGCCTACGACACAGTACAATCTGCTGTTGCACAAAAAGCCGATGTGGTGTTGATAGATACTGCAGGACGATTACATAATAAAGTAAATTTGATGAATGAACTGACCAAAATAAAACGCGTAATGCAAAAGGTAATTCCAGATGCACCGCACGAAGTTTTGTTGGTTCTCGATGGATCTACTGGGCAAAATGCTTTTGAGCAGGCCAAACAATTTACCCAAGCTACTGAAGTGACTTCTATGGCTGTGACCAAATTAGACGGTACAGCGAAAGGGGGCGTAGTGATTGGAATTTCTGACCAATTCAAAATCCCTGTAAAGTACATAGGAGTTGGCGAAGGTATTCATGACTTACAAGCCTTTAATAAAATGGAGTTTGTGGATTCGTTCTTCAAACAGGTGAAATAAAATTTTAGAACTATTAAATACCAATTAAGCTTCCTTTACGGAGGCTTTTTTGTGTGTAACGTATTCGCTTTTAAACGTTAATGATTTACTAAAATTGGTTTATTATTATTATTATTGTAATGACATTAACATGTTGATAAGGAAATTCTAGCTTTAAAAAATCATCATACAAATCATTAATAATAAAAAATTAAACAAATGAAAAAAATGATTTTCGCTGGTGCGTTATTATTATTTGGAACATTTGCATTAGCAAATGTAGAAAATGTAAAATTAGACCCTCCTGAAATCTATATGTATTGAAGTAGAAGGCCCATGTGGTATAGTTGGAACCTTTTGTGAATTTGAAGGTACACCGATCAATACTGAAGAGGTTGCCGATTTTGGAGAGTGGATGTGTGAAGATTAAATTAATTCGCTACTTATTTTGTGAAAGGATTATATAAATGATTATGCTGAAAAAATATTCTATACTACTATTTGCATTATTTACTACATTGGTTTTTAGTCAACACAACCAAGAGATACTTGTTGAATACGAATATACCTTTGTGGAAGATTCGTTGAATCGAAATAATGTGAAATCGGAAACGATGCAACTTTATATTTTACCTGAGCAAACTGTTTTCATAGGTAAAAATTTATACATTAGAGATTCTATTCATCATCACAGAACAAATAACAACTTTGTCTTGAAGAATGCTGTGAACGGTGTGATAAAGGTAGATGCGATAAATCAAGGAATACCCAAAACAGACCTTAGGTACAGAATTATTCATGCTAGAGGAAAAGATAACTATACGATACATACTACCTTGGGACCTACCAAATTTTCTTTCGACGACCAAATGGAGCTTTTGGAATGGAAATTATCCAATGAACGAGAGGTTTTTTTGGGATACAACATTCAAAAAGCAGAAGTACAAGCATTTGGTAGAAAATGGGAGGTTTGGTACACCGAAGACATTCCTTTGTCGTATGGACCTTACAAATTTCATGGTTTACCAGGCTTGATTGTCAAAGTACAAGACAGTGAACGCTTTTTTAGTTATGAGTTGAAAGGGTTGAAAAAGTTAAACTATCAACCTGAATTTCATGTGTCAGAAAAAACGTATCACATCAGCAAGAAAGATTACACGGACTTTGTTGCGAAATATGAAGCAAATCCTTTGGAGTCGTTAAACTTTATAAAGTTTTCTGTACAGAATGAAAATGATTTTCTTCAAAGAAAATTGCGTGTGATTGAAAAGAACAACAACTTTATAGAAAAGGATTTAAAATTAAGATTGAAATAAAATGAAACTATTTTGGGGTATAATTTCTAATCTTTAAATATATTAACCATCGCATTATTTTAACATCTTTTGAAACTAAACTTATTCATCGTCTTACTTTTCATTGCCTCGCAACTCTTTGCTCAGCTTTCTGTATCAGGAAGCATAAAAAACGAAGAGGGGAAACCCATTGCAGGCGCCAATGTAATCATATCGCCCATTGATCAAGATCTAACTCTTGCGTTTGCTATTACGGATAAAGATGGCAAATACACCTTGTGGTTGGAGGAGTCGATACATGAATTGTACGAGGTAAAAGTAAGGGCATTCAATTATGCATTTGTGTCGGATTTAATAAACGAATCGTCAGAACATTTTGACTTTGTTTTGACCGAAAAACCCATCGAACTCCAAGAAGTGAAAATCAAGGCATCGCCCATTCGAAAACGGGGCGACACCATTGCGTACGATGTTAGCAACTTCAAAGATATACAAGACCGCAGCATTGCCGATGTCATCAAAAAAATGCCTGGTATAGAAATCGAATCTTCAGGTCGAATCTTGTATCAAGGTGAGCCTATCAACAAATACTACATCGAAGGCTTGGATTTGTTGGGCGGACGATACGCACTGGCTAACGAAAATATGAGTGCCGATGCAGTAGATAAGGTTCAAATCTTAGAGAATCATCAACCGGTGAAGATTTTAGATAGTTTGGTGTACAGTTCTAGAGCGGCGCTGAACATTAAGCTGAAAGATAAAGTGACGTATTCGGGAAAGGCAGAAATTGGCGCAGGTTTTTCACCTACTTTGTATCAAGTCAATTTAACGCCGATGATGTTTACCAAAAATCAACAGGTTTTGGCATCCATTCAATCCAACAATAGAGGTGAAAATCTTCAACGTCAAATCAATGTATTGTCGTTGGAGGATTTGTTGAATGATAATGAAAAATACGTCAACAACAGTTGGTTGTCGATTGCAGGAGTGCAAACCCCACATTTCGAATCCAAGCGATGACTACATAATGCGGCAACCTTGGGTACTTGGAATCAATTGATTCGCATAAAAAAAGATATTGAATTGCGAGTGAATGTTGATTATCTCAACGATTATCAACAACACCAAGGCGATACGCATATCGAGTATTTTTTACCAACAGGAAATCTTGTGCTAAATGAACTGAAACGCAATAATTATCAGCGCGAAACCCTGAAAACCAAATTCACTTTACAACAAAACACCCAGAAAAATTATTTCCAAAATATTTTAGAGTTCAAAGGGGATTGGCACCGCGATCATGGATATTTGACTGCAAATTCTGAATTTGTAGACCAATTGTTGTCAAAACCCAACAAAGAATTTTCGAATCAACTGAATTGGATTAAAACATTTGGCAAACAATTGGTTACCTTCAAATCGTTGATCGCTTACAAAGATTACCACGAACAATTGTCCATTAAGCCGGGTGTTTTCATCGATGTTGTCAACGATGAAGAGGCCTATGATTTAGCCACACAAAATTTGTTGTACAAACGTATGAAAACCAATCATTCGGCGGAATTTACCAAACGTCTGACAAGAACATTGACTTGGCAATCTAAGCTTGGAATGGAGTACACTTGGTATGAATTGAAAAGTGATTTTTCTACCAATGAAACTTTCAATAATTCAGAATTTACGAACAATAATCAATGGAAAGTTTTGCGTCCTAATTTTGAAAACAGCCTTGAATACAAAAAAGGGGATTTTCGTTCGCAATTGGTGTTGCCTTTACATTATTACAACCTCAGCAATCAGGATAATATAAACGATTTGGATACAGAATATGCCAAAGTATTTCTTCAACCTCGTTTGAATTTTAATTACAATCTCAGCAATTATTGGAACCTCAACCTGAACAATGCTTACCTTGCGAATTTTGGAAATCCTCTGAATTTCCATCGTGGATATATTCTCTACAACTACAATACTTTGCGTAAGAACTGGAGTGAATTGAATGAAACCGAAAGTTGGCGTAGCCATCTACGATTGAAGTACGAAAATCCCATACGCTCCCGTTTTTTTCATTTAATCTACGCTTTCGATTGGAATCAAAACGATCTGATTTACCGTTACCTTTTTGATGAAAATGCATCGTCGATGGTTGAAGCTGTGGCAAAGAAAAATTACAAAACGAACCACAATTTCAGTTCAAAGATTTCCCAATATTTTTCCCGATATAAAACAAGTTTTGAGTTGAATGCCAGGTACAGTAATGTGAAGAGACAACATTTGTTGAATGAAGATTTGGTGGATGGTTTGCATCATTTTCTCACAATGGGCGCAGGTCTCAAATTTAGATATTTCTCAAGTTTTACCCTGACTTATGATTACAGTCGGTCGCAAAATAATCATCGTTTAACCAATCAAACTTCGAAGGTAGTTCAACAAAACCATCAAGCATCGTTGCATTATTTTCCGCATCCTCAGCATAATTTAACCCTACGAATGGATTATGTTCAAAACACTCGTCCCCATAAGTCTAACACGCTATTTGGTGATTTTACCTATCGCTATACAATGCAAAAAAGAAAAATTGATGTCGAGCTAAGTGTTTACAATTTGTTCAATGAAAAGGTGTTCAATCAAACTCAATTCGATCAATATTACCAAATGCATTATCAGTATCAATTGCGCCCAACACAAGTGATGTTGACGACACGGTTCAATTTTTAGAGTTTTTTTTTATCTCCTACCGCAACGCGGCAGATGAACAAGCTTCGATTTGCGGTATGAGTTTTTCTTTCTCATATCGATGTGTTTCTTCTTGCAGAGGAAGAATGTTTGGTGAAAATTAGTCAAAAAAAAATAAGCTATTCGTTAGATCATAGCTTATTTATATTGGTTGGATATTATTTAAATCTTACTCAGAAATGCCAAAGTATCTATACCATCTGCATAATCAGTCAAGGTAGGATGTTGGGTTTGTCCAAAATCAACACGATTATCCAAGTTTAATTTACTTACCACACATTGGATTTCTTCTTCGTGATTTTTTAGCGTCGTTTTCACGTCTTCTAAATCATCGTACAATTCATAATGCAAAACCGCAATCGGACTGTGAAGAGCTTCATCTTCTTTGATCAAAACAAAATTATTATCATAGAATTTATCTTTGCTCAATAAATAAATCGCACGGTTATAGTCGTAATTATTTGCATATTTAGTTTGTTGTACGATGTTTTCGCCCCAAGGAAAAATAGCTTCTATCAATTCCTGAATTTGAGTTTCTTTTTGGGTATAAATTTTTGTAACATTCCGACAACCTAATCCAAAGTATCTAAAGAAATCTTCCCCCAAACGCATTAAATCTTCTTTGCTTTCACTTCCATCAAGTACAGCAACCGACGTTCTGTTTTTTCGGATAATATGCGGAACCTGAGAAAAATAATGTTCGAAATAGCGCGCTGTATTGTTGCTTCCGGTTGCAATCACCGCATCGAAATTTTCTAAACGCTCTACTTTTTGGATTCGATTTTTAAATTCTTCATCAATCGATTGTAAATAGTGAATCACCAAATCGAGCAGTTTTTCGTCTTTAGAAGAAGGTTTCACCAAAGCACGATGACCAAAAAGTACCACAGACAAAAGATCATGAAATCCGACCAAAGGTAAATTTCCAGCCATGATAATTCCGACATTTTTAGGTGTATCGGGCAAAGAGTAAAGAGTAATCCAATCGGATAAATTCTTTTCAGTTAATGCATCTGCCCAGTTTTGCATGGCAAAGTGTATATTTTCTTGTGTAAACCAATTGTTGTGTGCTTCTGCATCTCTACATGCTAAATTTGCATCCTCTTTCCAGTACAAAAATTTATGCAACAGTTGTTCGTTTTTAGGTTGTTCCTCTCGAGTTAGGAAATTAAAAAACTGACCTAGTTCATCAAAAGCCGAAATCCTTTGGTTTAATGTCATAATTTATAAAATTAGTAGTAATTTTGTAAATGCAAATTTAAGAATTAAATACAGAACAGATGGCTATTATTATTACCGATGAATGTATCAATTGTGGAGCTTGTGAACCAGAATGTCCGAATAATGCAATTTATGAAGCTGCAGTCGATTGGAAGTACTCTGATGGCACAAGTCTTACAGGTACCATTGTTAATGTAGATGGAATTACGTTTGATGCTGATGCTGTTCAAGAGCCTATAAGCGACGAAGTATATTACATCGTACCCGATAAATGTACCGAGTGCAAAGGTTTCCACGAAGAGCCTCAATGCGCCGCTGTTTGTCCGGTTGATTGTTGTATCCCAGATGACGCACACGTTGAGAGTGAAGAGCGCTTATTACAAAAACAAGCTTTTATGCACAACGAATAATCCTCTTACATACCAAAAAAAACCTCGTTTTCTAAGAAAACGAGGTTTTTTTATTTTATAAAATATATTTATTTTTAATTCTTAAATGTTTTTAGAAGCAAATATTTTCGGCTATAGAAAAACAGATTTTTGGTAAGGTGAATTAGAGGCGTGTATATTTCCTTTTTCGGTACCAATTAGCAAGCGCTCCAACCAAAAGAATAATAAAGGTAGGGATTAAAAGGTTTTTCATTTGCCAACTTTTCTTTTCCATTACAACTTTCGATTCACTCAATTTCGGGGTCTGAAGTTGTCGATTTCTCAACGCCAAGAAGTCTTCATTCCCCAATAAATAGTCCATCGTGTTCATCAAAAATGTTTGGTTCGCATAAGTTTTGGGTGGCATATTTGGGTTGTCTGGACGCATCGAGTATTTATCCTCTCCTA from Weeksella virosa DSM 16922 encodes:
- a CDS encoding acyl-CoA reductase → MTLNQRISAFDELGQFFNFLTREEQPKNEQLLHKFLYWKEDANLACRDAEAHNNWFTQENIHFAMQNWADALTEKNLSDWITLYSLPDTPKNVGIIMAGNLPLVGFHDLLSVVLFGHRALVKPSSKDEKLLDLVIHYLQSIDEEFKNRIQKVERLENFDAVIATGSNNTARYFEHYFSQVPHIIRKNRTSVAVLDGSESKEDLMRLGEDFFRYFGLGCRNVTKIYTQKETQIQELIEAIFPWGENIVQQTKYANNYDYNRAIYLLSKDKFYDNNFVLIKEDEALHSPIAVLHYELYDDLEDVKTTLKNHEEEIQCVVSKLNLDNRVDFGQTQHPTLTDYADGIDTLAFLSKI
- the rpmG gene encoding 50S ribosomal protein L33 codes for the protein MAKKGNRVQVILECTEHKESGMPGMSRYITTKNKKNTPDRIELKKYNPVLKKYTLHKEIK
- a CDS encoding 4Fe-4S dicluster domain-containing protein → MAIIITDECINCGACEPECPNNAIYEAAVDWKYSDGTSLTGTIVNVDGITFDADAVQEPISDEVYYIVPDKCTECKGFHEEPQCAAVCPVDCCIPDDAHVESEERLLQKQAFMHNE
- a CDS encoding DUF4295 domain-containing protein; protein product: MAKKTVATLQTGSKKMTKVIKMVKSPKTGAYIFVEKVVAADTTGDFFAK
- a CDS encoding TonB-dependent receptor; this translates as MKLNLFIVLLFIASQLFAQLSVSGSIKNEEGKPIAGANVIISPIDQDLTLAFAITDKDGKYTLWLEESIHELYEVKVRAFNYAFVSDLINESSEHFDFVLTEKPIELQEVKIKASPIRKRGDTIAYDVSNFKDIQDRSIADVIKKMPGIEIESSGRILYQGEPINKYYIEGLDLLGGRYALANENMSADAVDKVQILENHQPVKILDSLVYSSRAALNIKLKDKVTYSGKAEIGAGFSPTLYQVNLTPMMFTKNQQVLASIQSNNRGENLQRQINVLSLEDLLNDNEKYVNNSWLSIAGVQTPHFESKR
- the ftsY gene encoding signal recognition particle-docking protein FtsY → MSWFKKILGKESKEKLDEGLEKSKQSLFDKISRTVVGKSKVDDEVLDDLEEVLISSDVGVETTVNIIRRIEERVARDKYVSTSELNKILREEIAGLLAENNIDDTDGFQIPKKDHPFVIMVVGVNGVGKTTTIGKLAAQFKAKGLKVVLGAADTFRAAAVDQLVIWAERADVPIVKQAMGSDPASVAYDTVQSAVAQKADVVLIDTAGRLHNKVNLMNELTKIKRVMQKVIPDAPHEVLLVLDGSTGQNAFEQAKQFTQATEVTSMAVTKLDGTAKGGVVIGISDQFKIPVKYIGVGEGIHDLQAFNKMEFVDSFFKQVK
- the lnt gene encoding apolipoprotein N-acyltransferase, with the protein product MRKYLLYAIAAGLLLALAWPSKGFPLLIFFGFVPLLLAEHRITQRLQYKKKAWSIFGLSFLAFFIWNAIVIWWLHYAQQYDADGNLHDSWVAYLVPVLANSLLMSIVFVLYHLVKTKAGNFYGMIFLPAVWMSFEKFHLNWELSWPWFNIGHAFASYYKWVQWYEYTGVFGGTLWVLIVNLIVFYYYTAYKNKKDKKYFRKLLMYAGLWIGLPIAFSYFMYHNYTEQGEEVEAVVLQPALDPYTEKYQKDRFVIYQELIQLADKVVTPQTRYVVGPETAIPGSGPGFVLDEIEHDPLILQLRDWTKEHPKINVVTGAELMRVYPMKELATETASLYGNTMLYYDAFNSAIQVNAKDELDFYHKSKLVVGVEHFPYIKYLRPILGNIMLNFGGTVKTLGTQPHASVFRNSIDSTVVAPVICYESIYGEYVTDYVKKGADVIFTMTNDSWWDNTDGHRQLLLYGNLRAIENRRSIVRSANSGISGFINQRGDIESFIPYGERGALKGIVKKNEKLTFYSTFGDYLARIGLLVMGIILAYTIAQRLLTGNKRKIFNK
- a CDS encoding M15 family metallopeptidase, producing the protein MKIKPTIYPYFLGFSLLAITPSCAQKTENQSVIEVDNTQTLDTVNIEQQHFSMDELIGKSKLDLVGKDYQLRPEVAKAFEAMSQEARKAGFRIVVVSSYRNYNYQNGIWERKYKANISKKMKPIDNLNKIIEYSTIPGTSRHHWGTDLDIIDISKGYPKDPLNEKHFNEGGQMHEFKKWLDENAENFGFYLVYTNATDRKGFRYEPWHFSYKAISKPMLAAFKKLDIKTILQNNLLMGSENFSDEFIQKYINENIFDINPSLLP
- a CDS encoding GLPGLI family protein, translating into MIMLKKYSILLFALFTTLVFSQHNQEILVEYEYTFVEDSLNRNNVKSETMQLYILPEQTVFIGKNLYIRDSIHHHRTNNNFVLKNAVNGVIKVDAINQGIPKTDLRYRIIHARGKDNYTIHTTLGPTKFSFDDQMELLEWKLSNEREVFLGYNIQKAEVQAFGRKWEVWYTEDIPLSYGPYKFHGLPGLIVKVQDSERFFSYELKGLKKLNYQPEFHVSEKTYHISKKDYTDFVAKYEANPLESLNFIKFSVQNENDFLQRKLRVIEKNNNFIEKDLKLRLK
- the rpmB gene encoding 50S ribosomal protein L28 is translated as MSKICQITGKRRLVGNKVSHANNKTKRTFEVNLFKKRFYLPEADEWITLRVSANGLKTINKLGVDEAVKRARKEGLIK